The Changchengzhania lutea genomic sequence TGCCATAGGTATTCTGATACTTATTGGAGGGTTTTTTACCTATCAGAATTTAAAGACAAGCTTATTTCCAGATATCACGTTTCCGAAGATTAAAGTGATTGCAGATGCAGGGCAACAGCCCGTGGACAAAATGATGACTACTGTGACGATACCTTTAGAAAACATCATCCGTCGTGCAGAAGGCTTGCAATACATACGCAGTACTACATCCCGTGGAAGTTGTGAGATTTCGGTCTTTTTAGATTGGAATATGGATATTAATACTGCCAAAGCGCAAATTGAATCTTTTATCAATCAGTCACAAGGAAGTATTCTACCGAACACCGTGTTTTCCGTAGAAAAAATGAACCCATCTATTTTGCCAGTTATGGGCTATTCATTAGAAGGAGAAGGCTTATCACAAGTAGATTTAAAGAAAATTGCAAAGTATCAGGTAAAACCATTTTTAGCTGCTACACCAGGCGTTTCAGACATCGCTGTAATAGGTGGTAAAGACAAAGAGTTTCAGGTTATTTTAAAACCAGATGTTATCAAGTCTTTGGGGATTTCTATATCAACAATTCAAAATACTGTAGTCAATTCAAATTTATTACAATCTAATGGCTACATCACAGATTTTAACAGAATGTATCTGACGCTTACCGATAATGCAGTGGATGATATTGAAGATTTACAAAATCTGGTTATCATAAATAGTCCCAATCGATTAATTCGGCTGAAAGATGTTGCTGACATTGAAGTCAGGGAGGTAAAGGAATACGTAAAAATCCTTGCCAATGGTAAAAATGTGCCAATTATCGCAGTAGTAAAGCAACCGAATGCGAATCTTATTGAAGTCAATAAGACCATTGAACAGAAAGTTGCTGAACTCTCAAAAATATTACCTACAGGCGTGGTGATAAAACCGTATTATAAACAAGCCGATTTTGTAAACACCAGTATTTCAAGTATCAAAGATGTGTTGTGGATTGGTTTGGTATTGGCACTGTTGGTGGTCATTCTATTCTTGCGCTCGTTTTCTGCAAGTATGGTGGTGCTGTTTACCATTCCTGTGTCTTTGTCCTTAACACTCATTATTCTTGACGCTATAGGCTATACCTTTAATATAATGACTTTGGGAGCTGTTGCTGCAGCCATTGGATTGATGATAGATGATGTGGTCATAATCATTGAACAAATACATAAAATAAGAGAAGAACATCCTGAAAAATCAATGCCTTGGGTTGCGCACGCAGCCATAACGCACTTATTTCCTGCAATGATAGGTTCTTCGTTGAGTACATTAGTGATTTTTATTCCTTTTGTTTTAATGACTGGCGTTGCTGGTGCTTATTTTAAAGTAATGGCATTCAGTATGATTATTGCTTTATCCGCTTCTTTTTTGGTCACTTGGTTGGTTGTTCCCGTGTTGTCAATTATATTTACAAGAGATAAATCGGTTAAGCGGAAGCATGAGCCGAAAACAAAATGGATTCATAGCATTTTGGGCAAACCAATTATAGGAATTTCTTTTTTGCTGATTTGTGTCGTTGTTCTTATAGTTATTCCTTCCAAATTACCTTCGGGTTTTTTGCCGGAAATGGATGAAGGAAGTATCGTTTTGGATTATAATAGTCCATCTGGCACCACATTGGAAGAGACCGATAGGATGTTGCAAATCGTAAACGGCGTTTTGGACACACAACCTGAAGTTGAAGCTTATTCAGCAAGATTAGGAACACAAATGGGTTTTTTTATTACCGAACCTAATCGTGGTGATTATTTGATTAAGCTGAAAGATAAGCGGAGTAAAACAACCGATGAAGTTTCTGACGAAATAAGAAAGCATGTTGAAGCAAAAGTGCCACAGTTAACGATTGATTTTGGTCAGGTAATTGGAGATATGTTAGGGGATTTAATGAGTTCAGTTCAGCCCATTGAGATAAAAGTTTTTGGAACTAACATAAATACCTTGGAAAGCTTATCGCAGGAAATTACCAAAGAAGTTGAAACTGTTTCAGGAACAGCAGATGTAAATGACGGTATTATTGTTGCTGGCCCAAGTCTATCCATAGTGCCTAACGCTCCCGTACTTGCACAATTAGGAATGACCGTTGCCGACTTCCAATTGCAGTTACAAACCCAAGTTGAAGGCACTGTAGTAAGCTCGATGATAGATAAAGAGCAAATGGTAGATATCCGTCTTATTTATCCTAATGCTAATAAGACTTCGGTATCTGATATAAAAAACACCGCTATTTTATTACCTAATGGTTCCAGTGTGCCTATCAATCAAGTGGCATCGATTGAAATGGGTAAAGGCGTGGCTGAAATCAATCGTGAACATCAAAAATCTATGGGTGTGATTACGGCGCGATTAAACAATCGTGATTTAGGCTCAATACTAAAGGACATTCAGAGCCATATAACAAAAAATATTTCGCTTCCTGCTGGTTATACTATTGAATATGGTGGAGCCTATAAAGAACAGCAGAAGGCATTTAAAGAATTGATGATGATATTAATATCTGCCATATTACTGGTGTTTATTGTGATATTATTTCTGTTTAGAAAAGTAAAGATTGCATTGGCCATCATTGTAATTGCAGTTTTAGGAGTTGCTGGAAGTTTATTGAGCCTCTTTTTAACAGGAACACCTTTAAATGTTGGAAGTTATACAGGTATTATTATGATTGTTGGTGTTATTGGTGAGAACTCAATTTTTACCTACAGGCAGTATCAGGAAAGTGATGCATCCTTATCTCATATTGAAAAAATTGAATACTCAATCGCAGCACGTTTACGTCCTAAAGTAATGACTGCTTTTGCTGCGATTATGGCACTGGTACCTTTGGCTTTAGGTATTGGCCCAGGCGCACAGCTACACCAACCGCTGGCAATTGCTGTTATAGGTGGATTGGTGTTTGCTTTACCGCTTCTGTTAGTTGTATTACCTACGATTTTGAAAATAATTAAAGAGTAGAAATTTATGGATGAAATTGGAATTGCACTTTTAGGTGGTGGAGTGCGTGGTGCAGCTCACATTGGTGTGCTACAAGCTTTGAACGAAAATAATATATTCCCAAACAGAGTCTCAGGTACTAGTGCAGGGAGCATCATTGGGGTTTTATATTGCGCTGGCCATACGCCAAAAGATATTTTAAAACTCTCTCACGAAAAAGCGTTTCTAAAAATTTTCAAAATAGGTTTTTTTAAATAAAGGATTAACAGAGCTTACCTAACTCAGTAGCATCCGAAAGTCGCTATTTTAAAAAGCCCTCAGAATCCCTTATTTTAGAGTTCTACGAAAAACTTTTCAAATATGGGACTCTTCAGGCGAAACAAAAATACCAATAAACCAATAATTCGGCAACTATTAGATTTAGTACCACCTTGGTTAATTAAAAGTTGCACAAATACTTACAAAACGGACAAAGGTGTTCATAAATACAGAACATACGATCAGTTTGTAGCACTAACTTTCGGACAGCTCAATAAGTGCCAGAGCTTGAATGATATATCGGCAGGGATCGGAGTAAGCGAAATTTTCATAAACGACTTGGGCCTGCGCCAAAGCCCTGCGCGTTCCACAATGAGTGATGGCAATAAAATCAGGGACTGGCGCGTGTTTGAGAGTTTGTATTATCGTTTATTGAGCCATTATAAATCAGTGCTGAAAGAACATCACAATACCCACATCATAAAAGAGATCAAGGGCAAGGTTGTTAAACTAATAGATAGCTCAACGATATCCTTATGCTTGGCCATGTTTGATTGGGCAGAGTTTCGGACAGCAAAAGGGGGCATTAAATTACATACAAGTTGGGATTACAATTTAATGATACCGGATGTGGTAAATATTACAGAAGCAAAGGTGCACGACAGATATGGGTTAAAGCAATTGATTTATCCTAAAGACACCATTATAGTTGAAGATAGGGCTTATTTTGATTTTGAACTGATGCTCAACAGGATAAAGGCAGAAAATGTATTTGTTACCAGGATCAAGTCCAATACGTTGTACCAAACGATAGAAGAACTAGAATTACCGGATAACGTTGACCAAAATATACTGAAAGATGAAATAATCCAACTGACTTCAAACAAGGCAATGGAAACAGGGATTTCAGAACAAAAACTAAGATTGGCACACGTCTATAAAGAAGATGAAAACAAAGTGATAGCCATTGTTACAAACCAACTTGACTGGGAGCACGGTACCATTGCGGAACTGTACAAGAAACGTTGGGACATAGAACTGTTTTTTAAAGCCTTAAAACAAAACCTACAGGTAAAGACCTTTTGGGGAACCAGTGAAAATGCAGTAAAGTCCCAAATATATGTAGCCCTGATAAATTATCTGCTC encodes the following:
- a CDS encoding efflux RND transporter permease subunit, with the translated sequence MKKLHSNYKFPLLAIGILILIGGFFTYQNLKTSLFPDITFPKIKVIADAGQQPVDKMMTTVTIPLENIIRRAEGLQYIRSTTSRGSCEISVFLDWNMDINTAKAQIESFINQSQGSILPNTVFSVEKMNPSILPVMGYSLEGEGLSQVDLKKIAKYQVKPFLAATPGVSDIAVIGGKDKEFQVILKPDVIKSLGISISTIQNTVVNSNLLQSNGYITDFNRMYLTLTDNAVDDIEDLQNLVIINSPNRLIRLKDVADIEVREVKEYVKILANGKNVPIIAVVKQPNANLIEVNKTIEQKVAELSKILPTGVVIKPYYKQADFVNTSISSIKDVLWIGLVLALLVVILFLRSFSASMVVLFTIPVSLSLTLIILDAIGYTFNIMTLGAVAAAIGLMIDDVVIIIEQIHKIREEHPEKSMPWVAHAAITHLFPAMIGSSLSTLVIFIPFVLMTGVAGAYFKVMAFSMIIALSASFLVTWLVVPVLSIIFTRDKSVKRKHEPKTKWIHSILGKPIIGISFLLICVVVLIVIPSKLPSGFLPEMDEGSIVLDYNSPSGTTLEETDRMLQIVNGVLDTQPEVEAYSARLGTQMGFFITEPNRGDYLIKLKDKRSKTTDEVSDEIRKHVEAKVPQLTIDFGQVIGDMLGDLMSSVQPIEIKVFGTNINTLESLSQEITKEVETVSGTADVNDGIIVAGPSLSIVPNAPVLAQLGMTVADFQLQLQTQVEGTVVSSMIDKEQMVDIRLIYPNANKTSVSDIKNTAILLPNGSSVPINQVASIEMGKGVAEINREHQKSMGVITARLNNRDLGSILKDIQSHITKNISLPAGYTIEYGGAYKEQQKAFKELMMILISAILLVFIVILFLFRKVKIALAIIVIAVLGVAGSLLSLFLTGTPLNVGSYTGIIMIVGVIGENSIFTYRQYQESDASLSHIEKIEYSIAARLRPKVMTAFAAIMALVPLALGIGPGAQLHQPLAIAVIGGLVFALPLLLVVLPTILKIIKE
- a CDS encoding IS4 family transposase; protein product: MGLFRRNKNTNKPIIRQLLDLVPPWLIKSCTNTYKTDKGVHKYRTYDQFVALTFGQLNKCQSLNDISAGIGVSEIFINDLGLRQSPARSTMSDGNKIRDWRVFESLYYRLLSHYKSVLKEHHNTHIIKEIKGKVVKLIDSSTISLCLAMFDWAEFRTAKGGIKLHTSWDYNLMIPDVVNITEAKVHDRYGLKQLIYPKDTIIVEDRAYFDFELMLNRIKAENVFVTRIKSNTLYQTIEELELPDNVDQNILKDEIIQLTSNKAMETGISEQKLRLAHVYKEDENKVIAIVTNQLDWEHGTIAELYKKRWDIELFFKALKQNLQVKTFWGTSENAVKSQIYVALINYLLLELIKRTISKKAVAFSNLSEKIRFCLYHYLSLDYVCNHVREGVRKVTFTTQKEWVFDADLFSG
- a CDS encoding patatin-like phospholipase family protein, which translates into the protein MDEIGIALLGGGVRGAAHIGVLQALNENNIFPNRVSGTSAGSIIGVLYCAGHTPKDILKLSHEKAFLKIFKIGFFK